A genomic region of Oryza glaberrima chromosome 1, OglaRS2, whole genome shotgun sequence contains the following coding sequences:
- the LOC127760156 gene encoding uncharacterized protein LOC127760156 isoform X2, whose translation MSKRSRSAMSSAGEEVGSTPPAEVEASTLITLRVKDNEGVRITCTMRRTDKLRVLIGFYLDMVTPTDKGKGAAVAAAAGGGVFMHYGRCVTGNQTPADYDMEDGDEVSFFPDGTRTMPVTLTVKDNKGRRVTHTMRRLDVICTLFRLYFDMLPSTAPREGVFMYNGREISFYQTPEKCDMNDGDEITFHPFSKPSTFVTLTIKGSTDDGGRSGVVVTRPMRRTDELQRLIDYYFAMVPTDDQNGEWAVTYGGRQVGGEETPADYEMEDGDQLRLVPASKPSRTRKLRMISSWRMVIQSTL comes from the exons ATGTCGAAGAGATCTCGATCAGCCATGTCTTCGGCCGGAGAGGAGGTGGGCAGCACGCCGCCGGCAGAGGTCGAGGCAAGCACGCTCATCACCCTAAGGGTCAAGGACAACGAAGGTGTCAGGATCACCTGCACGATGCGCAGGACGGACAAGCTGCGCGTCCTCATCGGTTTCTACCTCGACATGGTGACGCCGACCGACAAGGGcaagggcgccgccgtcgccgccgccgccggtggtggcgtcTTCATGCACTACGGCCGTTGTGTGACCGGCAACCAGACGCCGGCGGACTACGACatggaggacggcgacgaggtcagcTTCTTCCCCGACGGAACTAGGACCATGCCCGTCACCCTCACCGTGAAGGACAACAAAGGCCGCCGGGTCACACACACCATGCGTAGGTTGGACGTCATCTGCACCCTGTTCCGTCTCTACTTTGACATGTTGCCGTCGACAGCGCCCAGGGAAGGTGTTTTCATGTACAACGGCAGGGAGATCAGTTTCTATCAGACGCCGGAGAAATGCGACATGAACGACGGCGATGAGATCACCTTCCATCCGTTCAGCAAGCCGAGCACCTTCGTCACCCTCACGATCAAGGGCAGCACCGACGATGGCGGCCGCAGCGGCGTCGTCGTCACCCGCCCCATGCGCAGGACCGACGAGTTGCAGCGCCTGATCGATTACTACTTCGCCATGGTGCCAACTGATGATCAGAACGGCGAGTGGGCGGTCACGTACGGTGGCAGgcaggtcggcggcgaggagacgcCCGCGGATTACGAGATGGAGGACGGCGATCAGCTCCGCCTCGTTCCGGCGAGCAAACCGAGCAG GACTCGCAAACTCCGGATGATCTCAAGCTGGAGGATGGTGATACAATCCACGCTATAG
- the LOC127760156 gene encoding uncharacterized protein LOC127760156 isoform X1, with protein MSKRSRSAMSSAGEEVGSTPPAEVEASTLITLRVKDNEGVRITCTMRRTDKLRVLIGFYLDMVTPTDKGKGAAVAAAAGGGVFMHYGRCVTGNQTPADYDMEDGDEVSFFPDGTRTMPVTLTVKDNKGRRVTHTMRRLDVICTLFRLYFDMLPSTAPREGVFMYNGREISFYQTPEKCDMNDGDEITFHPFSKPSTFVTLTIKGSTDDGGRSGVVVTRPMRRTDELQRLIDYYFAMVPTDDQNGEWAVTYGGRQVGGEETPADYEMEDGDQLRLVPASKPSREPASMYRHGCVLIYEGRRVQDSQTPDDLKLEDGDTIHAIARQVG; from the exons ATGTCGAAGAGATCTCGATCAGCCATGTCTTCGGCCGGAGAGGAGGTGGGCAGCACGCCGCCGGCAGAGGTCGAGGCAAGCACGCTCATCACCCTAAGGGTCAAGGACAACGAAGGTGTCAGGATCACCTGCACGATGCGCAGGACGGACAAGCTGCGCGTCCTCATCGGTTTCTACCTCGACATGGTGACGCCGACCGACAAGGGcaagggcgccgccgtcgccgccgccgccggtggtggcgtcTTCATGCACTACGGCCGTTGTGTGACCGGCAACCAGACGCCGGCGGACTACGACatggaggacggcgacgaggtcagcTTCTTCCCCGACGGAACTAGGACCATGCCCGTCACCCTCACCGTGAAGGACAACAAAGGCCGCCGGGTCACACACACCATGCGTAGGTTGGACGTCATCTGCACCCTGTTCCGTCTCTACTTTGACATGTTGCCGTCGACAGCGCCCAGGGAAGGTGTTTTCATGTACAACGGCAGGGAGATCAGTTTCTATCAGACGCCGGAGAAATGCGACATGAACGACGGCGATGAGATCACCTTCCATCCGTTCAGCAAGCCGAGCACCTTCGTCACCCTCACGATCAAGGGCAGCACCGACGATGGCGGCCGCAGCGGCGTCGTCGTCACCCGCCCCATGCGCAGGACCGACGAGTTGCAGCGCCTGATCGATTACTACTTCGCCATGGTGCCAACTGATGATCAGAACGGCGAGTGGGCGGTCACGTACGGTGGCAGgcaggtcggcggcgaggagacgcCCGCGGATTACGAGATGGAGGACGGCGATCAGCTCCGCCTCGTTCCGGCGAGCAAACCGAGCAG GGAGCCTGCAAGTATGTACAGGCATGGGTGTGTTTTAATTTACGAGGGCCGTCGTGTTCAGGACTCGCAAACTCCGGATGATCTCAAGCTGGAGGATGGTGATACAATCCACGCTATAGCCCGTCAGGTCGGATAA